TCTTTTACCTTTATATACAATACAGGATTATCCAGCGTAGGATGATCTATATGATAAGTGATCTCATCAACCATCGGATCTTTAGAGATCTCTTCGATTAAAGGTCTCAGAATGGTATTATCTGAATTAACAATTTCTAATTTGATAGAATCCTTTTCTTTCTCTATAATCTGAAAGCTCATTTCTTCGGTCATTATAAAAGCTGATACTTTATTACTATTTTAATCTTTTTATGCGTTCTTTTAGTATTTTCGTCCATAGAGAAAGCGTTCGAATTTTTTCAAGTGTTTAGCTAAAGATCTCAGACACATATTATTAAATCCTTTATCTTAGCTCTTCTAATAACATTTGAAACAAAAGTTTATATGTATAGATATCATTTATTTATAAAATTTAATAGTGGGGGAATTTTAATTGCCTAATCCTTATACGTCCGCAATAAAAATTACAAAAGAGCTTGAAGAGAAGGCAAAAGAGATCAAATTAAAAAAAGAGCAATGTGATAGTCTAGAGGCAGATATACAAAAAAAATTATTAGAATTGAAAAAAATAGGCGCGGATACAGTAAATATATCTACTAAATTTAATAAGGGGAAGGCACTTTATGATAATAAAAACTATATTGAATGTATACCTATATATCAAGATGT
This is a stretch of genomic DNA from Thermoplasmata archaeon. It encodes these proteins:
- a CDS encoding DNA-directed RNA polymerase subunit L, whose product is MTEEMSFQIIEKEKDSIKLEIVNSDNTILRPLIEEISKDPMVDEITYHIDHPTLDNPVLYIKVKEGKPQNAVKRGLNKLQKYFEDMDKILKKELAKK